A DNA window from Rhinolophus sinicus isolate RSC01 linkage group LG10, ASM3656204v1, whole genome shotgun sequence contains the following coding sequences:
- the RARS1 gene encoding arginine--tRNA ligase, cytoplasmic produces MEGQVAQCSARLQQQEKEIKSLTAEIERLKNCGCLEASPNLEQLREENLKLKYRLNILQKSLQAERKRPTKNMININSRLQEVFGCAIKAAFPELENPPLIVTPSQQPKFGDYQCNSAMGISQMLKTKEQKVNPREIAENITKHLPDNECIEKVEIAGPGFINIHLRKDFVSEQLTSLLVNGVQLPALGEHKKVVVDFSSPNIAKEMHVGHLRSTIIGESMCRLFEFAGYDVLRLNHVGDWGTQFGMLIAHLQDKFPDYLTVSPPIGDLQAFYKESKKRFDTEEEFKKRAYQSVVLLQSKHPDIIKAWKLICDVSRQEFNKIYDALDISLIERGESFYQDRMDDVVKEFEDKGFVQMDDGRKIVFVPGCSVPLTIVKSDGGYTYDTSDLAAIKQRLFEEKANMIIYVVDSGQSVHFQTVFAAAQMIGWYDPKVTRVSHAGFGVVLGEDKKKFKTRSGETVRLIDLLEEGLKRSMDKLKEKERDKVLTTEELKAAQTSVAYGCIRYADLSHNRLNDYIFSFDKMLDDRGNTAAYLLYAFTRIRSIARLANIDEEMLQKAARETKIILDHEKEWKLGRCILRFPEILQKILDDLFLHTLCDYIYELATTFTEFYDSCYCVEKDRQTGKVLKVNMWRMLLCEAVAAVMAKGFDILGIKPVQRM; encoded by the exons AGTCTTCAAGCAGAAAGGAAGAGACCGACTAAAAATATGATTAACATCAATAGCCGCCTACAAGAGGTCTTCGGTTGTGCCATTAAGGCTGCGTTTCCAGAGTTGGAAAACCCTCCTCTCATAGTGACACCAAGTCAGCAGCCCAAGTTTGGGGACTATCAGTGCAATAGTGCAATGGGAATCTCTCAG ATGCTCAAAACCAAGGAACAGAAAGTTAATCCAAGAGAAATTGCTGAAAACATTACCAAACACCTCCCAGACAATGAATGTATTGAAAAAGTTGAAATTGCTGGTCCTG GTTTTATTAATATCCACTTGAGAAAGGACTTTGTATCAGAACAGTTGACCAGTCTCCTGGTGAATGGCGTTCAGCTGCCTGCCCTTGGAGAGCATAAAAAG GTTGTAGTCGATTTTTCTTCTCCCAACATAGCTAAAGAGATGCACGTAGGCCATCTCAGGTCAACGATCATAGGAGAGAGCATGTGCCGCCTCTTTGAATTTGCAGGGTATGACGTGCTAAG ATTAAACCATGTAGGAGATTGGGGAACCCAGTTTGGCATGCTCATCGCTCACCTGCAAGATAAATTTCCGGATTATCTAACAGTTTCACCTCCTATTGGGGATCTGCAGGCCTTTTATAAG gaATCCAAGAAGAGATTTGATACTGAGGAGGAATTTAAAAAGCGAGCATACCAAAGTGTAGTTCTGCTCCAGAGTAAACATCCAGATATCATAAAAGCTTGGAAGCTTATCTGTGATGTCTCCCGCCAAG agtTTAATAAAATCTACGATGCATTGGACATCTCTTTAATAGAAAGGGGGGAATCCTTCTATCAAGATAGGATGGATGATGTTGTAAAGGAATTTGAAGATAAAG gatttgTGCAAATGGATGATGGCAGAAAGATTGTATTTGTCCCAGGATGTTCCGTACCATTAACCATCGTAAAATCAGATGGAGGTTATACCTATGATACATCTGACCTGGCTGCTATTAAACAAAGACTATTTGAGGAGAAAGCAAATATGATTATCTATGTGGTGGACAGTGGACAA TCTGTGCATTTTCAGACAGTATTTGCTGCTGCTCAGATGATCGGTTGGTATGACCCGAAAGTAACTCGAGTGTCTCATGCTGGATTTGGTGTGGTGCTGGGGGAAGATAA GAAGAAGTTTAAAACACGTTCAGGTGAAACAGTGCGCCTCATAGACCTTTTGGAAGAAGGACTAAAACGATCCATGGAcaaattgaaggaaaaagaaagagacaag GTCTTAACCACAGAGGAACTGAAGGCTGCCCAGACATCCGTTGCTTACGGCTGTATCAGATATGCCGATCTCTCCCATAACCGGTTGAATGACTACATCTTCTCCTTTGACAAAATGCTGGATGACAGAGGAAACACCGCTGCTTACCTGTTGTATGCCTTCACCAGAATCAG GTCTATTGCACGTCTGGCCAATATTGATGAAGAGATGCTCCAGAAAGCTGCTCGGGAGACCAAGATCATCTTGGACCATGAGAAAGAATGGAAATTAGGCCGGTGCATTTTACGGTTCCCTGAGATTCTGCAGAAGATTTTAGATGACTTATTTCTCCACACTCTCTGTGATTATATCTATGAGCTGGCAACTACTTTCACGGAATTCTACGATAGCTGCTACTGTGTGGAAAAAGATCGACAGACTG gAAAAGTGTTGAAGGTGAACATGTGGCGTATGCTGCTATGTGAGGCAGTGGCTGCGGTCATGGCCAAGGGCTTTGACATCCTGGGGATAAAACCCGTTCAAAGAATGTAA
- the FBLL1 gene encoding RNA 2'-O-methyltransferase FBLL1, producing MKSAASSRGGGSGGRGGGGWGGGGDGGGPGGKGFGTRTRGSGGGRGRGRGGGGQRRGGAAKSKSRRRKGANAVCVEPHRHEGVFIYRGAEDALVTLNMVPGQSVYGERRVTVSEGGVKQEYRAWNPFRSKLAAAILGGVDQIHIKPKAKVLYLGAASGTTVSHVSDIVGPDGLVYAVEFSHRAGRDLVNVAKKRTNIIPVLEDARHPLKYRMLVGMVDVIFADVAQPDQSRIVALNAHTFLRNGGHFLISIKANCIDSTASAEAVFASEVKKLQQENLKPQEQLTLEPYERDHAVVVGVYRPLPKSGSK from the coding sequence ATGAAGTCCGCGGCCAGCTCGCGCGGGGGTGGGTCTGGGGGGCGCGGGGGCGGCGGCTGGGGCGGcggcggcgatggcggcggccCGGGCGGCAAGGGCTTCGGGACGCGGACGCGCGGCTCGGGCGGAGGCAGGGGCCGGGGGCGCGGGGGCGGCGGGCAGCGGCGCGGCGGAGCGGCCAAGAGCAAGAGCCGCCGCAGGAAAGGCGCCAACGCGGTGTGCGTGGAGCCGCACCGGCACGAGGGCGTCTTCATCTACCGCGGCGCGGAGGACGCGCTGGTCACGCTGAACATGGTGCCGGGACAGTCGGTGTACGGCGAGCGGCGGGTCACGGTGAGCGAGGGCGGCGTGAAGCAGGAGTACCGCGCGTGGAACCCCTTCCGCTCCAAGCTGGCCGCCGCCATCCTGGGCGGGGTGGACCAGATCCACATCAAGCCCAAGGCCAAAGTGCTGTACCTCGGCGCCGCGTCGGGGACCACGGTGTCGCACGTCTCCGACATCGTCGGCCCCGACGGCCTGGTCTACGCCGTCGAGTTCTCCCACCGCGCCGGCCGCGATCTGGTCAACGTGGCCAAGAAGCGAACCAACATCATCCCGGTCCTGGAAGACGCCCGGCACCCGCTCAAGTACCGCATGCTCGTCGGGATGGTGGACGTGATCTTCGCCGACGTGGCCCAGCCGGACCAGTCCCGCATCGTGGCCCTGAACGCCCACACCTTCCTGCGCAACGGGGGCCACTTCCTCATTTCCATCAAGGCCAACTGCATCGATTCCACCGCATCTGCCGAGGCCGTGTTTGCCTCCGAGGTGAAGAAGTTGCAGCAGGAGAACTTAAAGCCTCAAGAGCAGCTGACCCTGGAGCCCTATGAGCGAGACCACGCCGTGGTGGTCGGGGTCTACAGGCCCCTGCCCAAGAGCGGCAGCAAGTAG